A segment of the Candidatus Schekmanbacteria bacterium genome:
GTTATGTATCTTATTCCTGAAGAAAGTTCATTTCTATATTTTTTAATGAAATGTTCAGCAAGCAAAGGAATATCCTCCTTCCTTTCACGCAAAGGAGGTAAATGCACAGGGAAAACATTTAATCTGTAAAAGAGGTCTTGTCTGAAAGTCTTTTTCTTTACTTCCTCTTCCAGATTTTTATTGGTTGCCGCAATAATTCTCACATCTACGTTTCTTGCTTTGCTTTCTCCAACTGGTTCGATTGTTTTTTCCTGAATTACTCTTAAAAGCTTTCCTTGCAGAGATAGATCCAATTCAGCGATTTCATCGAGGAATATAGTTCCTCCTTCAGCCGCCTGAAATTTTCCCGGCACTGTTTCATAAGCACCGCTGAAGGAACCTTTTTTGTGTCCAAAAAGTTCGCTTTCAACCAATCCGCCTGGTATTGCGGCGCAGTTGACTTTTATAAATTGTTTTCCAACACGGGGGCTGTAGTAATGGATTGCCTTTGCTACGAGCTCTTTGCCTGTGCCGCTTTCACCGGTAATGAGTACAGTGGCATCACTTGATGAAACTCGTCCAATAAATTTAAAAATTTCGCGAATCTGTCTGCTTTTTCCAACAATCAAATCGTCTGTGCTTTCACCGACGATTTCACTTTTCAGTTCATCAACGCGCAGTTTGAGGTCAACAAGACGCATTATCTTTTCAACACTGAACTTGATTTCTTCAAGGTCAAAGGGTTTTGAGATGTAATCATATGCCCCTTTTTTGATAGCTTCGATTGTATTTTCCATATTGTCTGTGGCTGTCATAATTATAAAATAGCAATTGGGCCTTAATTCTTTTCCCCTTTGAAGTATCTGGAATCCTGAAATGTCAGGCATATTGATATCTATGAAGGCTACATCGAATTCTGTTTTTTCCAAGTATGAAATAGCTTCAGCGCCTGTATTTGCAAGGATAGGTTCGTAACCTTCCTTTTCGCAAAACTTTCCCATTATACGCGTAAGATTTATTTCATCATCTACTATTAAAATTTTTGGTTTGTTCATTGTGCTCAATCTTTTGCAAAGGGAAGCGTAATGCGGCAAATGCTCCCCGTTTCGTCTTCTCTATTTTTAAATTCTATCATACCATTGTGTTTTGTTGCGATTTTTAATGATATTGCAAGCCCTAAACCGGTGCCTTCCTTCTTTGTCGTAAAGAAAGGTAGGAATATCTTGTCTTTTCTTTCTTCTGGTATTCCTTCTCCGCAATCGATTATTTCGATTGCCAGATAGCCATGATGTGCTGTTTTTGAATTTTTTGGAAACGCGATTCGCGTGTATTTTGTGCGAGTAATGATTTCTCCTTGGAAGTCCTGCGATTCAGCGGCATTCTTTATTATATTTTGGAAGAGCTGTATTAACTCGTCTTCATTTCCTTCAATTTCAGGCAAACTTGGGTCATATTCTCTTTTGAAGTTTATATTTCTGAATCTGTTGTCGAGAGAGAAAGTATTGAGCACTCTGTCGATGATTTTATGAATATTCAGCCTTTCAAAGGAGACAGACTTGTTGGACATAAATGTTGAAAGGTCTCCTGTCATACGATTAAGGCGTGAAACTTCCGATAAAATGATATTCAAAAATTCCATCGAATCTTCATTCAAACTTTCTACCTTCTTCAACATTTGTGCCGCACCTTTTATTGAGCCCAAAGGATTGCGGATTTCATGTATAAGTCTATGTGAAAAAACTTCCATATTTTTAATTAATTCATTCTGTTCTTCTCTGCTTTCAATCTGTGCAATAGTTGAATTGTCTTTTAGAATTAAAATTAAGGACGCCTCTTGAAAAATGTTCCCTCTTTCTCCTATTGGAGATGCAGTAACCTCAATTGGAATAGGCGGTCTTCCCCACCGGTAGAGAGTTGATTTTGATTCTGAGCAAACACTGTTATTTTGCAGTGCTCTTTCAATGATATTCAAGATATGCTTATTTGCTGAAAAGAGCTCTTCACAGCTTTTTTCAACTATCATTTTTGAAGAAAGTCCCATTATCTCTTCAAACTGCTGATTTGCCAATAGGACCTTTAATTTTTTGTCAATCAAAGCAGTTGAAAAGGGAAGAAATGAAATAAACCTTTCAAGCGCTAAGCGGGGAATGTTCTTCATTTAAGAGGACAGAATCCTCCTCTCTAATTTGTTTTTTTATCGGTCTTCTTATATTTTATGAAATAACAGTTCGTTAAAAAAGCAATAATGTCTATACAGGCTTTTTTGCCTTTACTCTCACTGTCTTTATAGTCTCGTTGACAA
Coding sequences within it:
- a CDS encoding sigma-54-dependent Fis family transcriptional regulator, whose product is MNKPKILIVDDEINLTRIMGKFCEKEGYEPILANTGAEAISYLEKTEFDVAFIDINMPDISGFQILQRGKELRPNCYFIIMTATDNMENTIEAIKKGAYDYISKPFDLEEIKFSVEKIMRLVDLKLRVDELKSEIVGESTDDLIVGKSRQIREIFKFIGRVSSSDATVLITGESGTGKELVAKAIHYYSPRVGKQFIKVNCAAIPGGLVESELFGHKKGSFSGAYETVPGKFQAAEGGTIFLDEIAELDLSLQGKLLRVIQEKTIEPVGESKARNVDVRIIAATNKNLEEEVKKKTFRQDLFYRLNVFPVHLPPLRERKEDIPLLAEHFIKKYRNELSSGIRYITKEALDLLASYHWPGNVRELESTMLRAMMQCRNEFLSAEDIKASFDTTVQGKSYTFEDAVNEAVDNLLKEDGEQIFSNLSKRFEKAVAKRVMEKTGNNQSRTAEILGISRNTLRKILDKN
- a CDS encoding PAS domain-containing protein; protein product: MKNIPRLALERFISFLPFSTALIDKKLKVLLANQQFEEIMGLSSKMIVEKSCEELFSANKHILNIIERALQNNSVCSESKSTLYRWGRPPIPIEVTASPIGERGNIFQEASLILILKDNSTIAQIESREEQNELIKNMEVFSHRLIHEIRNPLGSIKGAAQMLKKVESLNEDSMEFLNIILSEVSRLNRMTGDLSTFMSNKSVSFERLNIHKIIDRVLNTFSLDNRFRNINFKREYDPSLPEIEGNEDELIQLFQNIIKNAAESQDFQGEIITRTKYTRIAFPKNSKTAHHGYLAIEIIDCGEGIPEERKDKIFLPFFTTKKEGTGLGLAISLKIATKHNGMIEFKNREDETGSICRITLPFAKD